The following proteins come from a genomic window of Pseudomonas putida:
- a CDS encoding YeaH/YhbH family protein produces MSYVIDRRLNGKNKSTVNRQRFLRRYREHIKKAVEEAVSRRSIMDMEHGEQISIPGRDIDEPVLHHGRGGKQTIVHPGNKEFTAGEHIARPQGGGGGGGRGKAGNSGEGMDDFVFQITQEEFLEFMFEDLELPNLVKRHLTGADTFKTVRAGIANEGNPSRINIVRTLRSAHARRIALTGSSRALLREAQKELARLKVEEPDNFTDIQEVEQEIERLKARINRLPFLDTFDLKYNLLVKQPNPSSKAVMFCLMDVSGSMTQATKDIAKRFFILLYLFLKRNYDRIEVVFIRHHTSAREVDEEEFFYSRETGGTIVSSALKMMQEIMAERYPASDWNIYAAQASDGDNWNDDSPICREILSKQIMPHVQYYTYVEITPREHQALWYEYERIGEAFPDTFAQQQLVSAGDIYPVFRELFQRRLAT; encoded by the coding sequence ATGAGCTACGTTATCGACCGACGCCTGAACGGCAAGAACAAAAGCACGGTCAATCGCCAGCGTTTCTTGCGGCGCTACCGTGAACACATCAAGAAAGCCGTCGAAGAAGCCGTAAGCCGTCGCTCCATCATGGACATGGAGCACGGCGAGCAGATCAGCATCCCGGGACGCGACATCGACGAACCGGTGTTGCACCATGGCCGCGGCGGCAAGCAGACCATCGTACATCCGGGCAACAAGGAGTTCACCGCTGGCGAACACATCGCCCGGCCTCAGGGCGGTGGCGGCGGTGGTGGCCGCGGCAAGGCAGGCAACTCCGGCGAGGGCATGGACGACTTCGTCTTCCAGATCACCCAGGAAGAGTTCCTCGAGTTCATGTTCGAAGACCTCGAACTGCCCAACCTGGTCAAACGCCACCTGACCGGTGCCGACACCTTCAAGACCGTGCGCGCCGGTATCGCCAACGAAGGCAACCCGTCACGCATCAATATCGTGCGCACCCTTCGCTCGGCCCATGCCCGGCGTATCGCCTTGACCGGCAGCAGCCGTGCACTGCTTCGCGAGGCGCAGAAGGAACTGGCCCGGTTGAAAGTCGAGGAACCCGACAACTTCACCGACATCCAGGAGGTCGAGCAAGAGATCGAGCGGCTCAAGGCCCGTATCAACCGCCTTCCGTTCCTGGACACCTTCGACCTTAAGTACAACCTGCTGGTCAAGCAGCCCAACCCCAGTTCCAAGGCAGTGATGTTCTGCCTGATGGACGTGTCCGGCTCGATGACCCAGGCTACCAAGGACATCGCCAAGCGGTTCTTCATCCTGTTGTACCTGTTCCTCAAGCGCAACTACGACCGCATCGAGGTGGTGTTCATACGCCACCACACCAGTGCCCGCGAAGTGGACGAAGAAGAGTTCTTCTATTCCCGCGAGACCGGCGGCACCATCGTTTCCAGTGCACTCAAGATGATGCAGGAGATCATGGCCGAACGTTACCCGGCCAGCGACTGGAACATTTATGCCGCCCAGGCTTCCGACGGCGACAACTGGAACGACGACTCGCCCATCTGCCGGGAGATCCTTTCCAAACAAATCATGCCGCACGTGCAGTACTACACTTACGTGGAGATCACCCCCCGCGAGCATCAGGCGCTGTGGTACGAATACGAGCGTATCGGCGAGGCTTTCCCCGACACGTTCGCCCAGCAGCAGTTGGTTTCGGCCGGTGACATTTACCCGGTCTTCCGTGAACTCTTCCAGCGCAGGTTAGCCACATGA
- a CDS encoding LPS-assembly protein LptD translates to MALKSPAFRRKFPLLVTGGLLALQPFATSYVVAAEQFDCQVSASGGWDCKPKSPVNNLPPRPVHDGAALTSGTEAPSAEAESADKPVLVTESKGRGLKSRSEDYSHLDWVPREKLTAAQLAETGPYCGGAYIEPTRPGMADTTPKDESPTYINAKVSKYQQEQQIATLAGDVVMRQGSMQAEADEANLYQAENRGELKGNVRIRDNGSLVVGDEAQIQLDTGEAQVDNAEYVMHKSHIRGNALYAKRSENAIIRLKDGTYTTCEPGSNAWQLKGNNITLNPATGFGTATNVTLRVKDFPVFYTPYIYFPIDDRRQSGFLPPSFSSTSDTGFMLVTPYYFNLAPNYDATLYPRYMTKRGLLMEGEFRYLTKSSEGQLGGAYLNDKNDDRKEQTDYEDQRWMINWQHKGGLDERLMTEVDYTDISDPFYFQDLESDQIGVESNDVVNQQGALTWRGDTYTARLNAQAYEMATLSQITPYNKLPQITVDGMLPYHPGGFDFSYQTEAVRFDRDLKDDFVTDEDGNPDFTAGAAGRRLDENVSGIARANGNRLNFAPAISLPMQASYGYVTPKLKYVYTNYDLDLDGQGKQEALAQASQPGYGSYSSSISRDVPVFSVDSGLYFDRNTSMFGTNYRQTLEPRMFYLYVPYKDQTDIPLFDTSETLFNFDSLFRDNRFSGTDRIGDENKLSLGVTTRWIQDDGFERQNFSIGQALYFKDRKAQLPGINYRDRSDAQSDVSPYALVYNYYFNRDWRFNSDFNWDPDSRSTRSGSAMFHYQPEDNPNKVVNLGYRYRNDTIAYDSTTGTWKVGGGDYGNPGDPNYIKDYYKIQQHDFSVIWPIVPQWNVIARWQHDYNRNRTLEAMGGFEYDNCCWKLRLINRYWIDYDDFSQAAPQNEKGDHGIFLQIVLKGLGGVVGNKVESFLDQGIEGYREREDQAY, encoded by the coding sequence ATGGCATTGAAATCCCCCGCGTTTCGTAGAAAGTTTCCGTTGCTGGTCACCGGCGGTCTGCTGGCCCTGCAACCTTTTGCCACCTCGTACGTGGTAGCAGCCGAGCAGTTCGACTGCCAAGTGTCCGCCTCCGGTGGTTGGGACTGCAAGCCCAAGAGCCCAGTCAACAACTTGCCACCGCGCCCAGTGCATGACGGCGCTGCGCTCACTTCCGGCACCGAGGCCCCATCGGCCGAGGCCGAAAGTGCTGACAAGCCGGTGCTGGTTACCGAGAGCAAAGGCCGTGGCCTGAAGTCGCGCAGCGAGGATTACAGCCATCTCGATTGGGTCCCGCGCGAAAAGCTCACCGCTGCCCAGCTGGCCGAAACCGGTCCGTACTGTGGTGGCGCGTACATCGAGCCGACTCGCCCTGGCATGGCCGACACCACGCCCAAGGACGAATCGCCGACCTACATCAACGCCAAGGTCTCCAAGTACCAGCAGGAGCAGCAGATCGCTACCCTCGCCGGTGACGTGGTCATGCGCCAAGGCAGCATGCAGGCCGAAGCCGATGAGGCCAACCTGTACCAGGCCGAGAACCGTGGCGAGCTCAAGGGCAACGTCAGGATTCGCGACAACGGCTCGCTGGTCGTGGGCGACGAGGCGCAGATCCAGCTCGACACGGGCGAAGCCCAGGTCGACAACGCCGAGTACGTGATGCACAAGTCGCACATCCGCGGCAACGCGCTGTACGCCAAGCGTAGCGAGAACGCCATCATCCGCCTCAAGGATGGTACCTACACCACGTGTGAACCGGGCAGCAACGCCTGGCAGCTCAAGGGCAACAACATCACCCTGAACCCGGCCACCGGCTTCGGTACCGCGACCAACGTCACTCTGCGGGTCAAGGATTTCCCGGTGTTCTACACACCGTACATCTACTTCCCGATCGACGACCGTCGCCAATCCGGCTTCCTGCCACCGTCGTTCAGCAGCACCAGCGACACCGGCTTCATGCTGGTTACGCCGTACTACTTCAACCTGGCGCCCAACTACGACGCCACGTTGTACCCGCGCTACATGACCAAGCGTGGCTTGCTGATGGAAGGCGAATTCCGCTACCTGACCAAGTCCAGCGAAGGCCAGCTCGGCGGCGCGTACCTGAATGACAAGAACGACGATCGCAAAGAGCAGACTGATTACGAAGATCAGCGCTGGATGATCAACTGGCAGCATAAAGGTGGCCTGGACGAGCGCCTGATGACTGAAGTCGATTACACCGACATCAGCGATCCGTTCTACTTCCAGGACCTGGAGAGCGATCAGATCGGCGTCGAGAGCAATGATGTGGTCAACCAGCAAGGTGCACTGACCTGGCGTGGCGACACCTATACCGCTCGACTGAATGCGCAAGCGTACGAGATGGCGACCCTGTCGCAGATCACCCCGTACAACAAGCTGCCGCAGATCACTGTAGACGGGATGCTGCCGTATCACCCGGGTGGTTTTGATTTCAGCTACCAGACCGAGGCCGTGCGCTTCGATCGTGACCTGAAGGATGACTTTGTCACTGACGAAGATGGCAACCCGGACTTCACCGCCGGCGCAGCAGGCCGACGTCTCGATGAAAACGTCAGCGGCATCGCGCGCGCCAACGGCAACCGCCTGAATTTTGCCCCGGCAATCAGCCTGCCTATGCAAGCCAGTTACGGTTACGTTACGCCAAAGCTGAAGTATGTTTACACCAACTATGACCTTGATCTTGATGGTCAAGGCAAGCAAGAAGCGCTGGCGCAAGCGTCACAACCAGGATACGGCAGCTACAGCAGCTCCATCAGCCGTGACGTTCCTGTCTTCAGTGTTGACAGCGGGTTGTACTTCGACCGCAACACCTCGATGTTCGGCACCAACTATCGCCAGACACTCGAACCGCGCATGTTCTACCTCTACGTTCCTTACAAGGATCAGACGGACATTCCGCTGTTCGATACCAGCGAAACGCTGTTCAACTTCGATTCGCTGTTCCGCGACAACCGCTTCAGCGGCACCGACCGTATCGGTGACGAGAACAAGCTGTCGCTGGGCGTGACCACCCGCTGGATTCAGGACGACGGTTTCGAACGTCAGAACTTCAGCATCGGTCAAGCACTGTACTTCAAGGATCGCAAGGCCCAGCTGCCAGGCATCAACTACCGTGATCGCAGTGACGCGCAGTCTGACGTTTCGCCATACGCGCTGGTGTACAACTACTACTTCAACCGCGACTGGCGCTTCAATTCGGACTTCAACTGGGACCCGGACAGCCGCAGCACCCGCTCGGGCAGCGCGATGTTCCACTACCAGCCTGAAGACAACCCGAACAAGGTGGTCAACCTCGGCTATCGCTACCGCAACGACACTATCGCCTACGACTCCACGACCGGTACCTGGAAAGTGGGTGGCGGTGACTATGGCAACCCAGGCGACCCGAACTACATCAAGGACTACTACAAGATCCAGCAGCACGACTTCTCGGTGATCTGGCCGATCGTGCCGCAATGGAACGTGATCGCCCGCTGGCAGCACGATTACAACCGCAACCGCACCCTGGAAGCCATGGGCGGTTTCGAATACGACAACTGCTGCTGGAAACTACGTCTGATCAACCGTTACTGGATCGACTATGACGACTTCAGCCAGGCCGCCCCGCAAAACGAAAAAGGCGACCATGGCATCTTCCTGCAGATCGTGCTGAAAGGCCTCGGTGGCGTGGTAGGCAACAAGGTCGAATCTTTCCTCGACCAAGGCATTGAAGGTTACCGTGAACGTGAAGACCAAGCTTATTGA
- a CDS encoding symmetrical bis(5'-nucleosyl)-tetraphosphatase, producing MATYAVGDLQGCLQPLKCLLERVKFDPAVDRLWLVGDLVNRGPESLQTLRYLYSIRHSLTCVLGNHDLHLLAAWQNVERLKKSDTLREIIEAPDADQLLDWLRQQKLLHYDEPRGIALVHAGIPPQWTLGKALELAGEVEEVLRDDERLKLYLDGMYGNEPNKWSKNLGGVERLRVITNYLTRMRFCTGTGKLDLKSKEGLGTAPKGYKPWFAHKDRRSRHVKIIFGHWAALEGRVDEPGIIALDTGCVWGGTMTLYNVDSGEYLRCDCADDGTLRPPAQPTKLIDQP from the coding sequence ATGGCTACCTACGCCGTCGGTGACCTGCAAGGCTGCCTGCAACCCCTCAAGTGCCTGCTGGAGCGCGTCAAGTTCGACCCGGCTGTCGATCGCCTGTGGCTGGTCGGAGACCTGGTCAACCGCGGGCCTGAATCGCTGCAGACCCTGCGCTACCTCTACTCGATCCGCCACTCGCTGACCTGCGTGCTGGGCAACCATGACCTGCACCTGCTGGCTGCATGGCAAAATGTCGAACGCCTGAAGAAAAGCGATACCCTGCGCGAAATCATCGAGGCGCCAGATGCCGATCAACTGCTCGACTGGCTGCGCCAACAAAAGCTGCTCCACTACGACGAGCCGCGCGGCATTGCCTTGGTGCACGCTGGCATCCCCCCCCAGTGGACACTGGGCAAAGCCCTGGAACTGGCAGGCGAAGTCGAGGAGGTGCTGCGCGATGACGAGCGCCTGAAGCTGTACCTCGATGGCATGTACGGCAACGAACCGAACAAGTGGAGCAAGAACCTCGGTGGCGTCGAGCGCCTTCGGGTGATCACCAACTACCTGACTCGCATGCGCTTCTGCACCGGCACAGGCAAGCTCGACCTCAAGAGCAAGGAAGGGTTGGGCACGGCACCAAAAGGTTACAAGCCCTGGTTCGCGCACAAGGACCGCCGCTCACGGCATGTGAAGATCATCTTTGGCCACTGGGCAGCCCTCGAAGGGCGCGTTGACGAGCCCGGCATCATCGCCCTCGATACAGGCTGTGTATGGGGTGGCACCATGACCCTCTACAATGTCGACAGCGGTGAATACCTGCGCTGCGACTGCGCCGACGACGGCACCCTGCGCCCGCCGGCACAACCGACTAAACTTATCGATCAGCCCTGA
- a CDS encoding PrkA family serine protein kinase, producing the protein MSIFSHFQQRFESTRQEELSLQEYLELCKEDRSAYASAAERLLLAIGEPELIDTSSNSRLSRIFSNKVIRRYPAFADFHGMEECIDQIVSYFRHAAQGLEEKKQILYLLGPVGGGKSSLAEKLKQLMEKVPFYAIKDSPVFESPLGLFNATEDGAILEEEYGISRRYLNTIMSPWATKRLQEFGGDISKFRVVKLYPSILNQIAIAKTEPGDENNQDISALVGKVDIRKLEEFPQNDADAYSYSGALCRANQGLMEFVEMFKAPIKVLHPLLTATQEGNYNSTEGLGAIPYSGILLAHSNESEWHTFRNNKNNEAFIDRIYIVKVPYCLRVSDEIKIYDKLLVNSSLAKAHCAPDTLKMLAQFTVLSRLKEPENSNIYSKMRVYDGENLKDTDPKAKSIQEYRDSAGVDEGMNGLSTRFAFKILSKVFNFDPHEVAANPVHLLYVLEQQIEQEQFPAEVRERYLRYLKEYLAPRYIEFIGKEIQTAYLESYSEYGQNIFDRYVLYADFWIQDQEYRDPETGEILNRIALNEELEKIEKPAGISNPKDFRNEIVNFVLRARANNNGKNPSWLSYEKLRVVIEKKMFSNTEDLLPVISFNAKASKEDQQKHNDFVTRMVERGYTDKQVRLLSEWYLRVRKSQ; encoded by the coding sequence ATGAGTATTTTTAGCCACTTCCAACAACGTTTCGAGTCTACGCGCCAGGAAGAACTCTCGCTGCAGGAGTACCTCGAGCTGTGCAAAGAGGATCGCAGCGCCTACGCATCGGCGGCTGAACGGCTGTTGCTGGCCATCGGCGAGCCGGAACTGATCGACACCTCAAGCAACTCCAGACTGTCGCGCATATTCTCCAACAAGGTGATCCGCCGGTATCCGGCCTTTGCCGACTTCCATGGCATGGAAGAGTGCATCGACCAGATCGTTTCCTACTTCCGCCACGCCGCCCAAGGTCTTGAAGAGAAGAAACAGATCCTCTATCTGCTGGGCCCGGTGGGGGGCGGTAAATCGTCGCTGGCCGAAAAGCTCAAGCAGCTGATGGAAAAGGTCCCTTTCTACGCGATCAAGGACTCACCGGTTTTCGAGTCGCCCCTGGGCTTGTTCAACGCCACTGAAGATGGCGCCATTCTCGAAGAGGAGTACGGCATCTCGCGGCGCTACCTGAACACCATCATGTCGCCATGGGCTACCAAGCGCTTGCAGGAGTTCGGTGGCGACATCAGCAAGTTCAGGGTGGTCAAGCTTTACCCCTCGATCCTCAACCAGATCGCTATCGCCAAGACCGAACCAGGCGACGAAAACAACCAGGACATCTCTGCCCTGGTCGGCAAGGTGGATATCCGCAAGCTCGAGGAATTCCCGCAGAACGATGCCGACGCCTACAGCTACTCGGGCGCTCTTTGCCGGGCCAACCAGGGCCTGATGGAATTCGTCGAGATGTTCAAGGCGCCCATCAAAGTCCTGCACCCGCTGCTGACCGCCACCCAGGAAGGCAACTACAACAGTACCGAAGGCCTGGGCGCGATCCCTTATTCCGGGATCCTGCTGGCCCACTCCAACGAATCGGAATGGCACACCTTCCGGAACAACAAGAACAACGAGGCGTTCATCGACCGGATCTACATCGTCAAGGTGCCGTACTGCCTGCGCGTCAGCGACGAGATCAAGATCTACGACAAACTGCTGGTCAACAGTTCGCTGGCCAAGGCCCATTGCGCACCCGATACGCTCAAGATGCTCGCCCAGTTCACGGTGCTCTCACGCCTGAAGGAGCCGGAAAACTCCAACATCTACTCCAAGATGCGTGTCTACGATGGAGAAAACCTCAAGGACACCGACCCGAAAGCCAAGTCGATCCAGGAGTACCGCGATTCTGCGGGTGTCGATGAAGGCATGAATGGCCTGTCCACGCGTTTCGCCTTCAAGATCCTCTCCAAGGTGTTCAACTTCGACCCACATGAAGTAGCGGCCAACCCCGTGCACCTGCTGTATGTGCTGGAACAGCAGATCGAACAGGAGCAATTCCCCGCTGAAGTGCGCGAACGCTACCTGCGCTACCTGAAGGAATACCTGGCGCCCCGGTACATCGAGTTCATCGGCAAGGAAATCCAGACCGCCTACCTCGAGTCCTACAGCGAATACGGTCAGAACATCTTCGACCGCTACGTGCTGTACGCCGACTTCTGGATCCAGGATCAGGAATACCGCGACCCGGAAACTGGCGAGATCCTCAACCGCATTGCCCTGAACGAAGAGCTGGAAAAGATCGAAAAACCGGCTGGCATCAGCAATCCGAAGGATTTCCGCAACGAGATCGTCAACTTCGTGCTGCGCGCCCGTGCCAACAACAACGGCAAGAACCCAAGCTGGCTCAGCTACGAGAAGCTGCGGGTGGTGATAGAGAAGAAAATGTTCTCCAACACCGAAGACTTGCTGCCAGTCATCAGCTTCAACGCCAAGGCCAGCAAAGAAGATCAACAGAAACACAACGACTTCGTCACGCGGATGGTGGAGCGTGGCTACACCGATAAACAGGTGCGCCTGCTGTCGGAATGGTACCTGCGGGTCAGGAAATCGCAATAA
- the apaG gene encoding Co2+/Mg2+ efflux protein ApaG, translating into MSDPRYQIDVSVVTRYLKDQSDPESDRFAFAYTITVQNNGSIKAKLMSRHWLITNGDGEVEEVRGAGVIGQQPTIEPGQSHTYSSGAVISTRVGTMQGSYQMFAEDGKRFEADIAPFRLAVPGALH; encoded by the coding sequence ATGTCCGATCCCCGTTACCAGATCGACGTCAGCGTCGTGACCCGCTATCTGAAAGACCAATCCGACCCCGAAAGCGATCGCTTTGCATTCGCATACACCATAACCGTGCAGAACAATGGCTCGATCAAAGCCAAGCTGATGTCTCGACACTGGCTGATCACCAACGGTGATGGCGAAGTGGAGGAGGTACGCGGCGCAGGTGTGATCGGCCAACAACCGACCATCGAGCCGGGTCAGAGCCACACCTACAGCAGCGGTGCAGTGATCAGCACCCGCGTGGGCACCATGCAGGGCAGCTACCAGATGTTCGCCGAGGACGGCAAACGCTTCGAGGCCGACATTGCACCCTTCCGCCTGGCGGTGCCGGGGGCCCTGCACTGA
- the glpE gene encoding thiosulfate sulfurtransferase GlpE, with product MSEFKRIPPEQALALRAQGAVVVDIRDPQAYAAGHIAGARHLDNHSVADFIRNADLDAPTLVVCYHGNSSQSAAAYLVGQGFSDVYSVDGGFELWRSTYPDETAQGTPE from the coding sequence ATGAGCGAATTCAAACGCATCCCTCCCGAGCAGGCCCTGGCCTTGCGCGCGCAAGGTGCGGTCGTCGTCGACATTCGCGACCCGCAGGCCTATGCCGCCGGCCACATCGCCGGCGCCCGGCACCTGGACAATCATTCGGTTGCCGACTTCATCCGCAATGCCGACTTGGATGCCCCGACCCTGGTGGTGTGTTACCACGGCAACTCCAGCCAGAGCGCGGCCGCGTACCTGGTCGGCCAAGGTTTTTCCGACGTTTACAGTGTCGATGGCGGCTTCGAGCTGTGGCGCTCCACTTACCCGGACGAGACTGCGCAAGGCACCCCTGAATAA
- the pdxA gene encoding 4-hydroxythreonine-4-phosphate dehydrogenase PdxA yields the protein MKPLRFAVTPGEPAGIGPDLCLLLAAEAQPHPLIAITSRDLLAERATRLGLAVNLLAVAPGHWPDQPAPAGSLYVWDTPLAAPVVPGMLDKANAAFVLQTLTRAGQGCLEGHFAGMITAPVHKGVINESGIAFSGHTEFLAELTHTAQVVMMLATHGLRVALVTTHLPLREIADAITPERLERVTRILHADMRDKFGIANPRILVCGLNPHAGEGGHLGREEIDIIEPALARLRTEGMDLRGPLPADTLFTPKYLEHCDAVLAMYHDQGLPVLKYKGFGAAVNVTLGLPIIRTSVDHGTALDLAGTGNVDTGSLRVALETAYQMAENRP from the coding sequence GTGAAGCCACTGCGCTTCGCCGTCACTCCCGGCGAACCGGCCGGCATAGGCCCCGACCTATGCCTGCTGCTCGCCGCCGAGGCCCAGCCTCACCCCCTGATCGCCATCACCAGCCGTGACCTGCTCGCCGAGCGGGCCACGCGACTGGGGCTGGCCGTCAACCTGCTCGCGGTAGCGCCGGGCCACTGGCCTGACCAGCCGGCGCCGGCTGGTAGCCTCTACGTCTGGGACACTCCCCTGGCCGCCCCGGTGGTACCGGGCATGCTGGACAAGGCCAACGCGGCTTTTGTCCTGCAGACCCTGACGCGGGCCGGGCAAGGCTGCCTTGAAGGGCATTTCGCCGGGATGATCACGGCCCCAGTGCACAAGGGCGTGATCAACGAAAGCGGTATTGCCTTTTCTGGCCATACCGAATTCCTGGCAGAGCTGACCCACACCGCCCAGGTCGTGATGATGCTAGCGACCCATGGCCTGCGGGTGGCGCTGGTAACCACACACCTGCCACTGCGGGAAATTGCGGACGCTATCACCCCTGAGCGCCTGGAGCGGGTTACCCGCATCCTGCATGCCGATATGCGCGACAAGTTCGGCATCGCCAACCCACGAATCCTGGTCTGCGGTCTCAACCCGCATGCCGGCGAAGGCGGCCATCTAGGCCGCGAAGAAATCGACATCATCGAACCGGCACTGGCCCGTCTGCGTACCGAAGGCATGGACCTACGCGGCCCGCTGCCGGCCGATACCCTGTTTACCCCCAAATATCTGGAGCACTGCGACGCGGTGCTGGCGATGTACCACGACCAAGGCCTGCCTGTACTCAAGTACAAAGGTTTCGGCGCTGCAGTCAACGTGACCCTGGGCCTGCCGATCATCCGCACGTCGGTCGATCACGGCACCGCCCTGGACCTTGCCGGTACCGGCAACGTCGACACCGGCAGCCTGCGCGTCGCCCTGGAAACCGCCTACCAGATGGCCGAGAACCGACCATGA
- the surA gene encoding peptidylprolyl isomerase SurA: MNVKTKLIDRLRPVLLGAVLLSGAVHAAVQPLDRVVAIVDNDVVMQSQLDQRVQEVQQTIAKRGGGVPPTSALEQQVLERLIVENLQLQIGERSGIRITDEELNQAIGTIAQRNGMSLDQFRAALARDGLSFDDAREQVKREMIISRVRQRRVAERIQVSEQEVKNFLASDMGKMQMSEDYRLANILIPTPEGANSDDIQKAARKVGDVYQQLRQGADFGQMAIANSASENALEGGEMGWRKAAQLPPEFAKLLSSMATGDITQPLRIPSGFIIIKLEEKRGGSENVLRDEVHVRHILIKPSEIRSEAATEQLAERLYERIKGGEDFAELAKSFSEDPGSALNGGDLNWVDPNSLVPEFREQMANAQQGVVTKPFKTQYGWHVLEVLGRRATDSTEQAREQQAMNVLRNRKYDEELQTWLRQIRDEAYVEIKLPGADQAAQ, from the coding sequence GTGAACGTGAAGACCAAGCTTATTGATCGTCTGCGCCCAGTGTTGCTGGGCGCTGTATTGCTGAGTGGCGCGGTGCATGCCGCGGTGCAACCCCTGGATCGTGTGGTGGCCATCGTCGACAACGACGTGGTCATGCAAAGCCAACTGGACCAGCGTGTCCAGGAGGTTCAGCAAACCATCGCCAAGCGCGGCGGCGGCGTACCGCCGACCAGCGCTCTGGAGCAGCAGGTACTGGAGCGCCTGATCGTCGAGAATCTGCAGTTGCAGATCGGTGAACGTTCGGGCATCCGCATCACCGACGAGGAACTGAACCAGGCCATCGGCACCATTGCCCAGCGCAATGGCATGTCGCTGGACCAGTTCCGTGCCGCGCTGGCCCGCGACGGCCTGTCGTTCGATGACGCCCGCGAACAGGTCAAACGCGAGATGATCATCAGCCGCGTGCGCCAGCGCCGTGTGGCCGAGCGCATCCAGGTTTCCGAGCAGGAAGTGAAAAACTTCCTCGCCTCGGACATGGGCAAGATGCAGATGTCGGAAGACTACCGTCTGGCCAACATCCTCATCCCAACCCCGGAAGGCGCCAACTCAGACGACATCCAGAAGGCTGCGCGCAAGGTCGGTGACGTGTACCAGCAACTGCGCCAGGGCGCTGACTTTGGCCAGATGGCGATTGCCAACTCGGCCAGCGAGAACGCCCTTGAAGGTGGCGAGATGGGCTGGCGCAAAGCCGCCCAGTTGCCACCTGAGTTTGCCAAGCTGCTCAGCAGCATGGCCACAGGCGACATCACCCAGCCACTGCGCATCCCTAGCGGCTTCATCATCATCAAGCTCGAAGAGAAGCGTGGCGGCAGCGAAAACGTGCTGCGTGACGAAGTGCATGTACGCCACATCCTGATCAAGCCGAGCGAAATCCGCAGCGAAGCAGCCACCGAGCAGCTGGCTGAGCGCCTGTACGAACGGATCAAGGGTGGCGAAGACTTCGCAGAGCTGGCGAAAAGCTTCTCGGAAGACCCGGGCTCAGCGCTCAACGGCGGTGACCTCAACTGGGTCGACCCGAACAGCCTGGTACCGGAGTTCCGCGAGCAGATGGCCAACGCCCAGCAGGGTGTCGTGACCAAACCGTTCAAGACTCAGTACGGCTGGCATGTGCTGGAAGTACTGGGCCGTCGTGCCACCGACAGCACCGAACAGGCACGTGAGCAGCAGGCAATGAACGTACTGCGTAACCGCAAGTACGATGAAGAGCTGCAGACTTGGCTGCGCCAGATCCGCGACGAAGCCTACGTTGAAATCAAGCTGCCTGGCGCTGACCAGGCCGCACAGTGA
- the rsmA gene encoding 16S rRNA (adenine(1518)-N(6)/adenine(1519)-N(6))-dimethyltransferase RsmA, with the protein MNEHYQHRARKRFGQNFLHDAGIIDRILRAINAKAGEHLLEIGPGQGALTEGLLGSGAQLDVVELDKDLVPILQHKFAGRDNFRLHQGDALKFDFNQLGVPARSLKVVGNLPYNISTPLIFHLLSHAGLIRDMHFMLQKEVVERMAAGPGGGDWGRLSIMVQYHCRVEHLFNVGPGAFNPPPKVDSAIVRLVPHEVLPHPAKDHLLLERVVREAFNQRRKTLRNTLKGLLDSQAIEAAGVDGSLRPEQLDLAAFVRLADQLANQQA; encoded by the coding sequence ATGAACGAGCACTATCAACACCGGGCGCGCAAGCGCTTCGGCCAGAATTTCCTGCATGACGCCGGCATCATCGACCGCATCCTGCGCGCCATCAATGCCAAAGCAGGCGAACACCTGCTGGAGATCGGCCCGGGCCAGGGCGCCCTGACCGAGGGCCTGCTGGGCAGCGGCGCACAGCTGGACGTCGTGGAGCTGGACAAAGACCTGGTGCCGATCCTGCAGCACAAGTTTGCCGGGCGCGACAACTTCCGCCTGCACCAGGGCGATGCCCTGAAGTTCGACTTCAACCAGCTGGGCGTGCCGGCACGCAGCCTCAAAGTCGTAGGTAACCTGCCCTACAACATCTCCACCCCGCTGATTTTCCACCTGCTCAGCCACGCCGGCCTGATTCGCGACATGCACTTCATGCTGCAGAAGGAAGTGGTCGAGCGCATGGCCGCAGGGCCGGGCGGCGGTGACTGGGGCCGGCTGTCGATCATGGTGCAGTACCACTGCCGGGTCGAGCACCTGTTCAACGTAGGCCCAGGTGCGTTCAACCCGCCGCCGAAGGTGGACTCGGCAATCGTACGCCTGGTACCGCATGAGGTGCTGCCGCACCCGGCCAAGGACCACCTGCTGCTGGAACGCGTCGTGCGCGAAGCGTTCAACCAGCGCCGCAAAACGCTGCGCAACACCCTCAAAGGCCTGCTTGACAGCCAGGCTATCGAGGCCGCTGGCGTTGATGGCAGCCTGCGCCCCGAGCAGCTGGACCTGGCCGCATTCGTGCGCCTGGCAGACCAGTTGGCCAACCAGCAAGCCTGA